A genome region from Glycine max cultivar Williams 82 chromosome 5, Glycine_max_v4.0, whole genome shotgun sequence includes the following:
- the LOC100815413 gene encoding subtilisin-like protease SBT1.7, with protein sequence MSSFRKPFVAILWVVLFLGLHEAAEPEKSTYIVHVAKSEMPESFEHHALWYESSLKTVSDSAEIMYTYDNAIHGYATRLTAEEARLLETQAGILAVLPETRYELHTTRTPMFLGLDKSADMFPESSSGSDVIIGVLDTGVWPESKSFDDTGLGPVPSTWKGACETGTNFTASNCNRKLIGARFFSKGVEAILGPINETEESRSARDDDGHGTHTASTAAGSVVSDASLFGYASGTARGMATRARVAAYKVCWKGGCFSSDILAAIERAILDNVNVLSLSLGGGMSDYYRDSVAIGAFSAMENGILVSCSAGNAGPSPYSLSNVAPWITTVGAGTLDRDFPAYVALGNGLNFSGVSLYRGNAVPDSPLPFVYAGNVSNGAMNGNLCITGTLSPEKVAGKIVLCDRGLTARVQKGSVVKSAGALGMVLSNTAANGEELVADAHLLPATAVGQKAGDAIKKYLFSDAKPTVKILFEGTKLGIQPSPVVAAFSSRGPNSITPQILKPDLIAPGVNILAGWSKAVGPTGLPVDNRRVDFNIISGTSMSCPHVSGLAALIKSAHPDWSPAAVRSALMTTAYTVYKTGEKLQDSATGKPSTPFDHGSGHVDPVAALNPGLVYDLTVDDYLGFLCALNYSASEINTLAKRKFQCDAGKQYSVTDLNYPSFAVLFESGGVVKHTRTLTNVGPAGTYKASVTSDMASVKISVEPQVLSFKENEKKSFTVTFSSSGSPQQRVNAFGRVEWSDGKHVVGTPISINWG encoded by the coding sequence ATGAGTTCGTTTCGTAAACCCTTCGTGGCCATTCTCTGGGTTGTTCTGTTTCTGGGTCTCCATGAGGCAGCGGAACCAGAGAAGAGCACATACATTGTACACGTGGCGAAATCGGAGATGCCGGAGAGCTTCGAGCACCACGCGCTGTGGTACGAGTCGTCGCTCAAGACCGTGTCTGACTCGGCGGAGATTATGTACACCTACGACAACGCGATCCACGGCTACGCGACGAGGCTAACCGCTGAGGAAGCGCGTTTGCTCGAGACCCAAGCGGGGATTCTGGCTGTCCTCCCGGAGACGAGGTACGAGCTTCACACTACGAGGACGCCCATGTTCCTCGGACTCGACAAGAGCGCCGACATGTTCCCCGAGTCGAGTTCCGGGAGTGACGTCATCATCGGAGTCCTCGACACCGGCGTCTGGCCGGAGAGCAAGAGCTTCGACGACACGGGACTTGGGCCTGTTCCGAGCACCTGGAAAGGCGCGTGCGAGACGGGAACGAATTTCACCGCGTCGAATTGTAACAGAAAGCTGATCGGAGCGAGGTTTTTCTCGAAGGGTGTTGAAGCCATTCTTGGTCCTATTAATGAAACCGAGGAGTCGAGATCAGCGCGCGACGACGACGGCCACGGCACCCACACGGCCAGCACAGCCGCGGGGTCGGTGGTATCCGACGCGAGCCTCTTCGGCTACGCGTCCGGGACAGCACGTGGGATGGCCACGCGCGCTAGAGTTGCTGCATACAAGGTGTGCTGGAAGGGAGGATGCTTCAGCTCCGACATTCTTGCCGCTATCGAGAGGGCAATATTGGACAACGTAAACGTTCTGTCTCTGTCGCTCGGTGGTGGCATGTCGGATTATTACAGAGACAGTGTCGCTATTGGAGCTTTTTCCGCTATGGAGAATGGGATTTTAGTTTCATGCTCCGCTGGGAACGCGGGCCCCAGTCCCTACAGTCTCTCCAATGTGGCTCCATGGATAACTACCGTGGGCGCTGGTACACTGGATCGTGACTTCCCCGCTTACGTTGCGCTCGGGAATGGCCTTAACTTCTCCGGCGTTTCGCTCTATCGCGGTAACGCTGTGCCGGATTCTCCTCTGCCTTTTGTTTATGCGGGTAATGTGAGTAACGGCGCTATGAATGGGAACTTGTGTATCACGGGAACGTTGTCTCCTGAGAAAGTTGCTGGGAAGATTGTTTTGTGTGACCGTGGGTTAACTGCTAGGGTTCAGAAAGGCTCCGTGGTGAAATCCGCCGGAGCGTTGGGCATGGTGCTCAGCAACACCGCTGCCAACGGCGAGGAGCTGGTGGCGGATGCTCATTTGTTACCTGCCACCGCGGTTGGGCAGAAAGCCGGTGACGCTATTAAGAAGTATTTGTTTTCTGATGCGAAACCGACGGTGAAGATTTTGTTTGAAGGCACAAAGTTGGGGATTCAGCCATCTCCTGTGGTGGCAGCGTTTAGCTCTAGAGGACCCAACTCGATCACCCCGCAGATCCTTAAGCCAGATCTTATCGCGCCAGGTGTCAACATCCTAGCCGGGTGGTCCAAGGCGGTGGGACCCACCGGGTTACCCGTTGATAACAGGCGCGTGGATTTCAACATCATTTCTGGCACGTCCATGTCGTGCCCTCACGTGAGCGGCTTAGCCGCGCTGATCAAGTCGGCTCACCCTGATTGGAGCCCAGCCGCGGTCCGATCGGCTCTTATGACAACGGCTTACACAGTTTACAAAACCGGTGAGAAGCTGCAAGACAGCGCAACGGGAAAGCCCTCCACGCCGTTCGATCACGGTTCCGGACACGTGGACCCCGTCGCTGCCCTCAATCCAGGACTCGTCTACGATCTAACGGTGGATGATTATTTAGGTTTTCTCTGCGCGTTAAACTACTCAGCTTCCGAGATCAACACATTGGCCAAGAGAAAATTCCAGTGCGACGCGGGCAAGCAGTACAGTGTGACCGACCTCAACTACCCTTCGTTTGCGGTGTTGTTTGAATCTGGGGGCGTGGTTAAGCACACGCGGACTCTCACGAACGTGGGGCCCGCGGGAACTTACAAAGCTTCAGTAACGTCAGATATGGCTTCCGTGAAAATCTCGGTTGAACCGCAAGTGCTGAGTttcaaggaaaatgaaaaaaaatcattcacgGTCACATTTTCATCCTCGGGTTCGCCACAGCAAAGAGTGAACGCTTTTGGAAGGGTAGAATGGTCCGATGGGAAGCACGTGGTTGGAACCCCAATTTCGATTAATTGGGGTTGA